From Rhododendron vialii isolate Sample 1 chromosome 7a, ASM3025357v1:
agaatcctccggatgatcTCCCTTTATTTCCCTCATGATCAACAGTAACACTACTACTACTCTTGTTGCTCAGCAGTACATTATTAATGGAATTACCAAACTGGCCTCTCTCCGGACTCCCACCACAGCTGCTACCGAAAGAACCCTGACGCTCCCTCCTCCTTGTCGTCGTGAACCTGAAAGAAGAGGACTGAAACAGGGGAAAGCTGTAAGGGCCGTCCAGGACTGTGGTTGGGGAGGACATTTTAGGATCAATAAATGATTGCAGCCTCGGAGGTAGCTCTAAGCACTTATTATTATAATTAGGAGTATCAGTACTGTGTGGGTCCTGGTGAGAGAGAGtctgagtggtggtggtgataaGGGCGGTGCAGGGGCGGGGCTTGCCGGGTTCTTCCTCCCAGCGGAAAGGGACGGAGGCGGAGGTGTGGAGTGGAGGCGTTAGCATCCCTGAATGCTCCGGTGAGTCATGACTAACGGGTAATTGGATGGAAAGCAGGGGAAGCTTTGGTGCGGAAATTATTGgctctgcttcttcttctgcttcctTTGAAGTtgaacccatctctctctctctctctctctctctctctctctctctggtaggAATACAATTTAGTCTACTGGCTAGACTTTGGAGTGGGGAGTGTGTGTTTTGGACAAAGACAAGAAAAGGCAGTTTGGTCTTTTTATTGATGTTCGCTACACAAATCCCATTGAAACTTAGATTATGG
This genomic window contains:
- the LOC131333255 gene encoding uncharacterized protein At4g00950, coding for MGSTSKEAEEEAEPIISAPKLPLLSIQLPVSHDSPEHSGMLTPPLHTSASVPFRWEEEPGKPRPCTALITTTTQTLSHQDPHSTDTPNYNNKCLELPPRLQSFIDPKMSSPTTVLDGPYSFPLFQSSSFRFTTTRRRERQGSFGSSCGGSPERGQFGNSINNVLLSNKSSSSVTVDHEGNKGRSSGGFFGSWRRKSSHKRGKSEVGGGGSFVFSSSVELAGFGTFDDLESGGGAKVKKVSRIARNSSFSSLSQVRSHFWATIYKGFKQVLPWKSTNARKDGLLV